From one Liolophura sinensis isolate JHLJ2023 chromosome 10, CUHK_Ljap_v2, whole genome shotgun sequence genomic stretch:
- the LOC135477046 gene encoding protein PIF-like, whose translation MVRYHHGAGKIDEFDGCHGNRLFRQGCKSCPTRCTQLADVMFLYDGSDSMTAENYKQEQDFIISIIRDFNLNADTGIRAGAVVFDSSTQAVGLEPFRNFFQLAAAIRSLTHEQGGTFTHLGISVVRDIFRREGRPNVPQIVIIMTDGRSKNGTATREQANLAKQEGIRVITIGIGTQIDTSELFAVASSPELFLRVDNFNALKDLTLDIAKEVCPTTTTTTTTTTTTTTTTPFPPNPCDDCRFSNGIAYARHETECYLFYHCVGSTRPGSNQRLRPYVKRCPWGQFWDQDVLTCRPANQVNCPTDKCSIGTVNAYGMTTSCRGYWECDGLRTAVASCCGLNERFIEGRGCIPDPTCNDDCPYKVNDFIKAECTGLFLPHPFDQTKYLMLGSDMAYPCPEGVAFSPTACSCSIRIPVAVRQNDAGEPLCEPDIYLPFDVDFKDVSGHYLSTTPDGRVRVDRNPSLGAIGGGTARFDGGNITIWKYANDELGDVFAITFRYMEVRLDHVQSKPEAIVSNSGCQQRCTVAVALDRSTGMAEAHLQTTRTGRSMTEVPQGVPQGWKDVSLVYDGAALTLKVNGVVESVDSKGYINRALSALHLGSACDEFARYYGYIDEFRVYKGCLPEL comes from the exons ATGGTCAG atACCATCATGGGGCTGGTAAGATTGATGAGTTTGACGGTTGTCATGGCAACCGTCTGTTTCGCCAGGGATGCAAGAGTTGCCCGACAA GGTGTACTCAGCTTGCCGACGTAATGTTTTTGTATGACGGATCCGATTCCATGACTGCCGAGAACTACAAACAAGAACAAGACTTCATCATTAGCATCATCAGAGATTTCAATCTGAACGCAGACACTGGTATCAGAGCTGGGGCAGTCGTTTTCGACTCTTCCACCCAAGCCGTCGGTCTGGAACCCTTCAGGAACTTCTTCCAGTTGGCCGCGGCTATCCGTTCCCTGACCCATGAACAGGGTGGTACCTTCACCCATCTGGGCATCTCGGTGGTCCGTGACATATTTCGTAGAGAAGGACGACCAAACGTCCCTCAGATCGTGATCATAATGACCGATGGACGGTCCAAGAACGGCACGGCCACCAGGGAACAAGCCAATCTTGCCAAACAGGAAGGTATCAGGGTGATCACTATCGGTATCGGCACCCAGATTGACACCTCCGAACTGTTCGCCGTGGCTTCCTCACCAGAGCTCTTCCTAAGAGTCGACAACTTCAACGCGCTCAAAGATCTTACCCTTGACATTGCCAAGGAAGTCTGTCCAA caacaacgacaacaaccacCACTAccacaacgacaacaacaaccaccCCTTTCCCACCAA ATCCATGTGACGATTGCCGATTTTCCAACGGAATAGCCTATGCAAGACACGAGACGGAATGTTACCTCTTCTACCACTGTGTCGGGAGCACCCGTCCCGGAAGTAACCAGAGATTGAGGCCTTACGTCAAGCGATGTCCGTGGGGACAGTTTTGGGACCAGGACGTCCTTACATGCAGACCCGCGAATCAGGTCAACTGCCCGACAG ACAAATGCAGTATAGGAACGGTAAATGCCTACGGTATGACCACATCTTGTCGGGGATACTGGGAGTGTGACGGCCTGAGAACAGCTGTGGCAAGCTGCTGCGGGCTTAATGAACGATTTATCGAGGGACGAGGCTGTATTCCAGACCCCACCTGCAACGACGATTGTCCCTACAAGGTCAACGACTTTATCAAAGCAG agtGCACTGGTTTGTTTCTACCTCATCCTTTCGATCAAACTAAGTATCTAATGCTTGGATCTGACATGGCATATCCTTGCCCTGAAGGTGTCGCCTTCTCCCCTACAGCTTGTAGTTGTTCCATACGAATCCCAGTTGCCGTACGACAAAATGATGCCGGGGAACCAT TGTGCGAGCCAGATATCTACCTGCCCTTCGACGTGGACTTCAAAGATGTTTCTGGACATTACCTCTCAACTACCCCTGACGGTAGAGTCAGGGTCGACAGAAACCCATCTTTGGGAGCTATAGGTGGTGGTACTGCTAGATTCGACGGAGGAAATATCACCATTTGGAAGTATGCCAACGATGAGCTGGGTGATGTCTTTGCCATCACTTTCCGCTATATGGAAGTCAGACTGGACCATGTGCAGAGCAAGCCAGAAGCAATTGTCTCCAACAGTGGCTGTCAGCAAAGATGCACAGTGGCGGTCGCTCTCGATAGATCTACTGGAATGGCAGAGGCTCATTTACAAACCACCAGAACAGGCCGTTCAATGACCGAAGTTCCTCAG GGGGTTCCTCAGGGGTGGAAGGACGTTTCCCTGGTATATGACGGCGCGGCTCTTACACTAAAGGTTAACGGAGTTGTGGAATCAGTGGACTCCAAAG GTTACATCAACCGAGCCTTGTCAGCTCTCCACTTAGGAAGCGCTTGTGATGAATTTGCCAGATATTACGGATATATTGATGAG TTCAGGGTTTACAAGGGATGTCTTCCGGAATTGTAA